From a single Silene latifolia isolate original U9 population chromosome 6, ASM4854445v1, whole genome shotgun sequence genomic region:
- the LOC141586891 gene encoding uncharacterized protein LOC141586891: MKPETLTLVLVNLAGIMERADESLLPGVYKEVGAALHTDPTGLGSLTLFRSMVQSACYPLAAYLAVRHNRTHVIALGAFLWSAATFLVAFSSTFFQVAVSRALNGIGLAIVSPAVQSLIADSTDDHNRGMAFGWLQLTGNMGSLLGNIFAVLIASKTIMGIAGWRIAFHLVGIVSVIVGILVRLYANDPHYVDENGKPKEMNSKTPFWVEVKEVLKEAKSVVRIPSFQIIVAQGVSGSFPWSAMSFTPMWLELIGFSHGTTAFLMAVFNIATSIGGLFGGKMGDFLSIRFPNSGRIILSQISAGSAIPLAAILLLGLPDDPSTAFLHGLVLFIMGLIISWNAAATNNPIFAEIVPEKHRTSIYALDRSFESILASFAPPVVGILAQNVYGYKPAAKGSSDNAIIETDRENAVSLAKALYTAIGIPMAVCTSIYSFLYCTYPRDRERARMQSLIESEMQFIEDGESFPTSEGDSKLQFPESDNPGESFEDNDKTTLLPSQVPVSDSGK, translated from the exons ATGAAACCAGAAACCTTAACATTGGTTCTGGTTAATTTGGCAGGTATAATGGAAAGAGCAGATGAGTCATTACTTCCAGGTGTATACAAAGAAGTTGGTGCTGCCCTTCATACTGACCCTACTGGTTTGGGTTCACTCACCCTTTTCAGATCCATGGTTCAGTCTGCTTGCTACCCTCTTGCTGCCTATTTAGCGGTCCGCCATAACCGTACCCATGTCATTGCTCTTGGTGCTTTCCTTTGGTCTGCTGCCACTTTTCTTGTTGCCTTCTCCTCCACCTTCTTTCAG GTCGCTGTATCAAGAGCATTGAACGGTATAGGCCTAGCAATTGTATCCCCAGCCGTGCAATCACTAATTGCAGATTCAACCGATGACCACAACCGAGGAATGGCCTTCGGGTGGTTGCAGCTCACAGGGAACATGGGTTCGCTCCTAGGCAACATTTTTGCGGTTTTAATAGCTTCTAAAACTATAATGGGAATAGCTGGGTGGAGAATAGCCTTCCATTTGGTTGGTATAGTCAGTGTCATAGTCGGCATTTTGGTTCGTCTCTATGCCAATGATCCACACTATGTTGATGAAAATGGCAAGCCTAAAGAAATGAATTCGAAAACACCATTTTGGGTTGAGGTAAAAGAGGTGCTAAAAGAAGCTAAATCAGTTGTTAGAATTCCATCTTTTCAGATAATTGTGGCTCAAGGTGTGTCAGGTTCGTTTCCATGGTCTGCAATGTCTTTTACGCCTATGTGGTTAGAGCTCATTGGGTTCTCCCATGGGACTACCGCGTTTCTTATGGCTGTTTTCAACATTGCTACTTCAATTGGAGGTTTATTTGGTGGGAAAATGGGTGATTTTCTTTCGATCCGTTTTCCTAATTCTGGACGGATTATTCTGTCTCAGATCAGTGCTGGTTCTGCCATTCCATTAGCAGCAATTTTGCTTTTGGGATTGCCTGATGATCCTTCGACTGCTTTTTTGCACGGTTTAGTCCTGTTTATTATGGGGCTCATCATATCTTGGAATGCTGCTGCCACCAACAA TCCAATATTTGCAGAAATAGTCCCTGAGAAACATCGAACAAGCATATACGCACTGGACCGGTCATTCGAGTCGATACTGGCTTCATTTGCTCCTCCAGTAGTAGGAATCCTAGCTCAGAATGTATATGGGTATAAACCAGCAGCTAAAGGATCATCTGATAATGCCATAATTGAAACTGATAGAGAGAATGCTGTATCTCTAGCCAAGGCGCTTTACACTGCAATTGGAATCCCTATGGCAGTTTGCACCTCCATCTACTCCTTCCTCTATTGCACTTATCCTAGAGACAGAGAGCGGGCTAGGATGCAAAGTTTGATTGAGTCTGAAATGCAGTTCATTGAAGATGGTGAATCTTTTCCCACAAGTGAAGGAGACTCTAAACTGCAATTCCCAGAATCGGATAATCCTGGTGAATCTTTTGAGGACAACGATAAAACCACCCTTCTTCCATCCCAGGTACCTGTGTCAGATTCAGGAAAATGA